One genomic region from Streptobacillus canis encodes:
- a CDS encoding MATE family efflux transporter: MLKNKDMSIYKKILIVGIPVALENLVYNFINFIDNFMVGKENPILGLGTNAVSGLGISNQIFFVYIISLFGLFSGAGVLSAQYFGSENYSKMNKILGFLSATSLLLSIPFVIIGLTNPNTLLGFYSKDPMVLIQAREYFKYACFTFPLAGLGFVFSMQLRVISQSKYSFYASIVGLVFNIVGNLILIPIMGVKGAAIATVIARLFSLIYMIYAVKKNKFPILSSFKETMSFELDLVKDIIRISLPTFIHEFIWVMGTTFRASIYSNMGAVGFSSIIIAGTISSILFSMFSGVSNAASVLVGNELGANNLEKAKRVASLCFRLMLLLGIIAAIMVNVISPVILSMMKAEPELIRLTRLVVFSESLILPFKGLNLLVIVGILRAGGDIFYAMMLDLVGMWVISVPLTMLGRSLNLPINMVYFLGGSSDIIVLLPSILRYKQRKWIKRIIRE; the protein is encoded by the coding sequence ATGTTGAAAAATAAGGATATGAGTATTTATAAAAAAATACTTATAGTTGGTATACCTGTAGCTTTAGAAAACTTGGTATATAATTTTATTAATTTTATAGATAATTTTATGGTAGGAAAAGAAAATCCTATCTTAGGCTTAGGGACTAATGCTGTTTCTGGTCTTGGAATATCAAATCAAATATTTTTTGTATATATAATTTCATTGTTTGGATTATTTAGTGGAGCAGGGGTACTTTCTGCACAATATTTTGGAAGTGAAAATTATTCAAAAATGAATAAGATTTTAGGATTTTTATCTGCAACTTCACTATTATTATCAATACCATTTGTAATAATAGGATTAACTAATCCAAATACATTATTAGGATTTTATAGTAAAGATCCTATGGTTTTAATACAAGCAAGAGAATATTTTAAATATGCATGTTTTACATTTCCATTAGCGGGACTAGGTTTTGTATTTTCTATGCAGCTTAGAGTAATAAGTCAATCTAAATATTCTTTTTATGCATCTATAGTCGGTTTGGTTTTTAATATTGTAGGTAATTTAATATTAATTCCAATCATGGGAGTAAAAGGTGCTGCCATAGCAACAGTAATAGCAAGATTATTCTCATTAATATATATGATATATGCAGTTAAAAAGAATAAGTTTCCTATTTTATCAAGTTTTAAAGAAACTATGAGTTTTGAACTTGATTTAGTAAAAGATATTATTAGAATATCTTTACCAACTTTTATACATGAGTTTATTTGGGTGATGGGAACTACATTTAGAGCATCTATTTATAGTAATATGGGTGCAGTAGGGTTTTCATCAATAATTATTGCAGGGACAATTTCATCAATACTATTTAGCATGTTTAGTGGGGTATCAAACGCAGCATCTGTATTAGTAGGAAATGAACTTGGAGCGAATAATTTAGAAAAAGCCAAAAGAGTCGCTAGTCTATGTTTTAGATTAATGTTACTTTTAGGTATAATAGCGGCTATAATGGTAAATGTAATATCACCTGTAATACTATCTATGATGAAGGCAGAACCAGAATTGATACGTCTAACAAGATTAGTTGTGTTCAGTGAAAGTTTAATACTACCATTTAAAGGTTTAAACTTATTAGTTATAGTAGGTATATTAAGAGCCGGAGGAGATATTTTCTATGCAATGATGTTAGATTTAGTTGGAATGTGGGTAATTTCAGTTCCACTAACAATGCTTGGAAGAAGTTTAAATTTACCAATTAACATGGTATATTTCTTAGGAGGAAGTTCAGATATTATAGTATTACTTCCATCTATACTTAGATATAAACAAAGAAAATGGATTAAAAGAATAATAAGAGAATAG
- a CDS encoding endonuclease/exonuclease/phosphatase family protein, with product MRGIFKIILLLFLSINIWAEPILVASFNAMRLGENEKDWTSMSKIVSKFDVISIQEVMNEKGLVKLKNEVEKFTNEKWGYIISDIPVGSKEYKEYYGILFKRKKVDKIESLGTYQNGKSKDFIREPFAFLIKSNNFDFVIISVHSIYGKDKVEREIEASRYHKVYKYFMDKSKEEDIIILGDFNLPANSKGFKYFKDTFNVKEALNPSKNKTTISDKGLANSYDNAFFNRNNLREYTGRYGVYDYTKNNHEQIRKYISDHLVIFMEFENKGDLDVEK from the coding sequence TTGAGAGGTATTTTTAAGATAATTTTATTACTTTTTCTATCAATAAATATTTGGGCAGAACCTATTTTAGTTGCAAGTTTTAATGCAATGAGATTAGGAGAAAATGAAAAAGATTGGACTTCTATGTCCAAAATAGTGTCTAAGTTTGATGTTATATCTATCCAAGAAGTTATGAATGAAAAGGGATTAGTAAAGTTGAAAAATGAAGTTGAAAAATTTACAAATGAAAAATGGGGATATATAATATCTGATATTCCGGTTGGTTCAAAAGAATATAAAGAATATTACGGTATATTATTTAAGAGAAAAAAAGTTGATAAAATAGAATCATTAGGTACATATCAAAATGGTAAATCTAAAGATTTTATAAGAGAACCATTTGCTTTCTTAATTAAATCAAATAATTTTGATTTTGTAATTATATCTGTACATTCAATATATGGTAAAGATAAAGTTGAAAGAGAAATAGAAGCAAGTAGATATCATAAAGTATATAAATATTTTATGGATAAGTCTAAAGAAGAAGATATAATAATATTAGGTGACTTTAATTTGCCGGCTAATTCTAAAGGGTTTAAGTATTTTAAGGATACTTTTAATGTGAAAGAGGCATTAAATCCTAGTAAGAATAAGACAACTATTTCTGATAAAGGACTTGCAAATTCTTATGATAATGCTTTCTTTAACAGAAATAATTTAAGAGAATATACGGGCAGATATGGAGTTTATGACTATACTAAAAATAATCATGAACAAATAAGAAAATATATATCAGATCACCTAGTTATATTTATGGAGTTTGAGAATAAGGGAGATTTAGATGTTGAAAAATAA